The proteins below come from a single Takifugu flavidus isolate HTHZ2018 chromosome 6, ASM371156v2, whole genome shotgun sequence genomic window:
- the LOC130527323 gene encoding neuronal pentraxin-1-like isoform X1 translates to MEASSWKLFLLSCLVAADSSAQELGQTQFICTSVPKNMDLCTASMQSSGPAEDLKTTVMQLRETVLQQKETIMNQRETIRELTSKLSRCEGQTLPAAGPGGRRPGSKNTMGDVSRGTTDTLAQLGQTLQTLKQRLENLEQYSRGNNTVQTNSLKDLLQNKIDDMEKQVLSRVNTLEETKSGPRNDTEQRNKVESTLTSLHHRITDLEKGKDTRPEDKFQLTFPLRTNYMYAKAKRSLPEMVSFTVCLWIKSNASPGVGTPFSYAVPGQANELVLIEWGNHPMEILINDKVAKLPFLINDGKWHHLCVTWTTRDGMWEAFQDGMMRGSGENLAPYHPIKPEGVLVLGQEQDTLGGGFDATQAYVGELANLNIWNRKLSGGEIKNLATCASKALAGNVFSWTESNIEIFGGATKWSFEACRAFN, encoded by the exons ATGGAGGCTTCCTCGTGGAAACTTTTTCTACTTTCTTGTCTGGTCGCTGCGGACAGTTCGGCGCAAGAACTCGGACAGACGCAATTCATTTGCACTTCGGTTCCCAAAAACATGGACTTATGCACGGCGTCGATGCAGAGCAGCGGGCCGGCGGAAGACCTGAAGACCACGGTCATGCAGCTGCGCGAGAccgtgctgcagcagaaggagACCATCATGAACCAAAGGGAGACGATCAGGGAACTGACGTCTAAACTCAGCCGCTGCGAGGGACAGACGCTCCCCGCGGCGGGACCCGGCGGGAGGCGGCCGGGCTCCAAGAACACGATGGGGGATGTATCCAGGGGTACCACGGACACTCTGGCCCAGCTCGGACAGACTTTACAGACGCTGAAACAAAGACTGGAGAACCTAGAG cagtACAGCCGAGGCAACAACACGGTGCAGACCAACAGCCTCAAAGACCTGCTGCAGAACAAGATAGACGACATGGAGAAGCAGGTTCTGTCCCGCGTCAACACGCTCGAGGAGACCAAAAGCGGCCCCCGCAACGACACCGAGCAGCGGAACAAAGTGGAGTCCACGCTCACCTCGCTGCACCACCGCATCACCGACTTGGAGAAAG GAAAAGACACCAGACCCGAAGATAAATTTCAGCTCACCTTCCCTCTAAGAACCAATTACATGTACGCCAAAGCCAAGAGGAGCCTCCCGGAGATGGTCTCCttcactgtgtgtctgtggattAAGTCTAACGCCTCCCCCGGCGTGGGGACCCCCTTCTCCTACGCTGTCCCGGGTCAGGCGAATGAGCTTGTGCTCATTGAATGGGGGAACCACCCAATGGAAATTCTCATCAATGATAAG GTGGCAAAGCTCCCGTTCCTCATCAACGATGGGAAATGGCACCACCTCTGCGTCACATGGACAACCAGAGATGGGATGTGGGAAGCCTTTCAGGACGGCATGATGCGGGGCAGCGGGGAGAACCTGGCACCATATCACCCCATCAAACCAGAGGGGGTGCTGGTCCTGGGAcaggagcag GACACGCTGGGCGGAGGCTTCGACGCCACGCAAGCATATGTGGGCGAGCTGGCAAATTTGAACATATGGAACCGGAAACTTTCTGGGGGCGAGATCAAGAACTTGGCGACCTGCGCTAGCAAAGCTCTGGCGGGGAACGTCTTCTCCTGGACGGAGAGCAACATCGAAATATTCGGAGGAGCGACCAAGTGGAGTTTCGAGGCGTGCCGTGCGTTCAACTGA
- the LOC130527323 gene encoding neuronal pentraxin-1-like isoform X2, giving the protein MEASSWKLFLLSCLVAADSSAQELGQTQFICTSVPKNMDLCTASMQSSGPAEDLKTTVMQLRETVLQQKETIMNQRETIRELTSKLSRCEGQTLPAAGPGGRRPGSKNTMGDVSRGTTDTLAQLGQTLQTLKQRLENLEYSRGNNTVQTNSLKDLLQNKIDDMEKQVLSRVNTLEETKSGPRNDTEQRNKVESTLTSLHHRITDLEKGKDTRPEDKFQLTFPLRTNYMYAKAKRSLPEMVSFTVCLWIKSNASPGVGTPFSYAVPGQANELVLIEWGNHPMEILINDKVAKLPFLINDGKWHHLCVTWTTRDGMWEAFQDGMMRGSGENLAPYHPIKPEGVLVLGQEQDTLGGGFDATQAYVGELANLNIWNRKLSGGEIKNLATCASKALAGNVFSWTESNIEIFGGATKWSFEACRAFN; this is encoded by the exons ATGGAGGCTTCCTCGTGGAAACTTTTTCTACTTTCTTGTCTGGTCGCTGCGGACAGTTCGGCGCAAGAACTCGGACAGACGCAATTCATTTGCACTTCGGTTCCCAAAAACATGGACTTATGCACGGCGTCGATGCAGAGCAGCGGGCCGGCGGAAGACCTGAAGACCACGGTCATGCAGCTGCGCGAGAccgtgctgcagcagaaggagACCATCATGAACCAAAGGGAGACGATCAGGGAACTGACGTCTAAACTCAGCCGCTGCGAGGGACAGACGCTCCCCGCGGCGGGACCCGGCGGGAGGCGGCCGGGCTCCAAGAACACGATGGGGGATGTATCCAGGGGTACCACGGACACTCTGGCCCAGCTCGGACAGACTTTACAGACGCTGAAACAAAGACTGGAGAACCTAGAG tACAGCCGAGGCAACAACACGGTGCAGACCAACAGCCTCAAAGACCTGCTGCAGAACAAGATAGACGACATGGAGAAGCAGGTTCTGTCCCGCGTCAACACGCTCGAGGAGACCAAAAGCGGCCCCCGCAACGACACCGAGCAGCGGAACAAAGTGGAGTCCACGCTCACCTCGCTGCACCACCGCATCACCGACTTGGAGAAAG GAAAAGACACCAGACCCGAAGATAAATTTCAGCTCACCTTCCCTCTAAGAACCAATTACATGTACGCCAAAGCCAAGAGGAGCCTCCCGGAGATGGTCTCCttcactgtgtgtctgtggattAAGTCTAACGCCTCCCCCGGCGTGGGGACCCCCTTCTCCTACGCTGTCCCGGGTCAGGCGAATGAGCTTGTGCTCATTGAATGGGGGAACCACCCAATGGAAATTCTCATCAATGATAAG GTGGCAAAGCTCCCGTTCCTCATCAACGATGGGAAATGGCACCACCTCTGCGTCACATGGACAACCAGAGATGGGATGTGGGAAGCCTTTCAGGACGGCATGATGCGGGGCAGCGGGGAGAACCTGGCACCATATCACCCCATCAAACCAGAGGGGGTGCTGGTCCTGGGAcaggagcag GACACGCTGGGCGGAGGCTTCGACGCCACGCAAGCATATGTGGGCGAGCTGGCAAATTTGAACATATGGAACCGGAAACTTTCTGGGGGCGAGATCAAGAACTTGGCGACCTGCGCTAGCAAAGCTCTGGCGGGGAACGTCTTCTCCTGGACGGAGAGCAACATCGAAATATTCGGAGGAGCGACCAAGTGGAGTTTCGAGGCGTGCCGTGCGTTCAACTGA